The Saccharomyces cerevisiae S288C chromosome VII, complete sequence genome includes a region encoding these proteins:
- the SEC9 gene encoding Sec9p (t-SNARE protein required for secretory vesicle-plasma membrane fusion; similar to but not functionally redundant with Spo20p; interacts non-exocyst bound Sec6p; SNAP-25 homolog), with product MGLKKFFKIKPPEEATPEQNKDTLMELGISVKNPSKKRKEKFAAYGKFANDKAEDKVYAPPGYEQYARPQDELEDLNASPLDANANEATAGSNRGSSGTQDLGNGAESNSMQDPYAIENDDYRYDDDPYARFQANKSNGRGSVNAAPYGDYGGGYNGTSLNSYNNDGPYSNQNTSNSWVNANGRNSLNHSNSTLNVGPSRQTRQPPVSTSTNSLSLDQRSPLANPMQEKRNPYADMNSYGGAYDSNTNRSSGTRQGSSKNANPYASMANDSYSNGNLNRSANPYSSRSVRQPQSQQAPMTYTPSFIASDEAARNSEVDLNEEPRTGEFDFEEVYADKSAENRAALDEPDLNAVMTNEDSIDLNASEVDHSSRQQQQQQWFMDEQQQQQQHFNATNNQYGDQRGYKTFEEIQKEEEARQQQEEDEAVDEIKQEIKFTKQSSVASTRNTLKMAQDAERAGMNTLGMLGHQSEQLNNVEGNLDLMKVQNKVADEKVAELKKLNRSILAVHVSNPFNSKRRRREREEQLKNRKIEEKLMREQTSQQLSQSTQRIEGAMNANNNISEVRERYQRKNVLEKAKRYQFENDEEDDEMELEIDRNLDQIQQVSNRLKKMALTTGKELDSQQKRLNNIEESTDDLDINLHMNTNRLAGIR from the coding sequence ATGGgattaaagaaattttttaagatTAAGCCTCCAGAGGAAGCGACACCAGAACAGAACAAGGATACTTTGATGGAACTGGGTATTAGTGTCAAAAACCCTagcaagaaaagaaaagagaaatttgCCGCCTACGGTAAATTTGCAAATGATAAAGCTGAAGATAAGGTATACGCGCCACCAGGTTATGAGCAGTATGCTAGGCCACAGGATGAACTTGAGGATTTGAATGCTTCTCCCTTAGATGCCAATGCTAACGAGGCAACTGCTGGTTCTAATAGAGGTTCAAGTGGCACGCAAGATCTCGGAAATGGAGCAGAATCCAATTCTATGCAAGATCCGTACGCTATCGAAAATGATGATTACCGATATGATGACGATCCTTATGCAAGGTTTCAAGCTAATAAAAGTAATGGGAGAGGTAGCGTCAATGCTGCGCCTTATGGTGATTATGGAGGGGGGTACAATGGCACATCTCTGAATTCATATAATAACGATGGCCCGTATAGTAACCAAAATACTTCAAACAGCTGGGTGAATGCGAATGGCCGTAATAGTTTAAATCATTCAAACAGCACTTTAAACGTAGGGCCTTCGAGGCAAACAAGGCAACCGCCGGTTTCAACGTCGACCAACAGCTTATCGCTTGACCAAAGAAGTCCCTTAGCAAACCCGATgcaagaaaagagaaatccTTACGCTGATATGAATAGTTATGGCGGGGCGTATGACTCCAATACTAATAGATCTAGCGGTACTCGACAAGGAAGCTCCAAGAATGCAAATCCATACGCCTCTATGGCGAACGACTCATATAGTAATGGAAATTTGAACAGGTCTGCAAATCCATATTCTAGTAGAAGTGTGCGTCAACCGCAATCGCAACAAGCTCCAATGACTTATACGCCCTCTTTTATTGCTTCTGATGAAGCAGCACGCAATAGTGAAGTTGATTTAAATGAAGAACCTAGAACAGGtgaatttgattttgaagaagtttaTGCTGACAAGTCTGCAGAAAATAGAGCGGCATTAGATGAGCCTGATTTGAATGCAGTAATGACGAATGAAGATTCAATAGATTTAAATGCGTCCGAAGTTGATCATAGTTCAAgacagcagcagcagcaacagtGGTTCATGGATgagcagcaacagcaacagcaacacTTTAACGCAACAAATAACCAATATGGAGATCAAAGGGGTTACAaaacatttgaagaaatacaaaaagaagaggaggcTCGCCAGCAGcaggaagaagatgaagcaGTAGATGAAATCAAGCAGGAGATCAAATTTACGAAACAGAGTTCCGTAGCCTCTACTAGAAATACACTAAAAATGGCTCAAGACGCCGAAAGAGCAGGTATGAACACATTGGGTATGCTGGGTCATCAAAGTGAACAATTGAATAACGTAGAAGGAAACTTAGATTTAATGAAGGTGCAAAATAAAGTTGCAGATGAAAAAGTTGCagaactaaaaaaattgaaccGTAGTATATTGGCTGTCCATGTTTCTAATCCGTTTAATTCCAAGAGAAGGAGAAGGGAGAGGGAAGAGCAGCTGAAGAATAggaaaattgaagaaaaattaatgaGAGAGCAAACAAGTCAACAATTGTCTCAGTCCACTCAAAGAATAGAGGGTGCTATGAACGCAAATAATAACATAAGTGAGGTGCGGGAAAGATATCAGAGGAAGAATGTTCTAGAAAAGGCAAAGAGATATCAGTTTGagaatgatgaagaagatgacgaaaTGGAATTGGAAATTGATAGGAATTTGGACCAGATTCAGCAGGTTAGCAACagattgaagaaaatggcCTTGACCACTGGTAAAGAATTAGACTCTCAGCAAAAACGTCTCAACAACATTGAGGAAAGCACTGATGATCTAGATATCAATCTCCATATGAATACCAACAGGTTGGCAGGTATCAGATAG
- the MCY1 gene encoding putative cysteine synthase (Putative cysteine synthase; localized to the mitochondrial outer membrane; interacts with TCD1 and TCD2, likely forming a complex): MSCSQNKTSVSLAWRECISIASVLIGAYASYKYYKLFKTRDIPRPKEGVEELIGNTPLVKIRSLTKATGVNIYAKLELCNPAGSAKDRVALNIIKTAEELGELVRGEPGWVFEGTSGSTGISIAVVCNALGYRAHISLPDDTSLEKLALLESLGATVNKVKPASIVDPNQYVNAAKKACNELKKSGNGIRAVFADQFENEANWKVHYQTTGPEIAHQTKGNIDAFIAGCGTGGTITGVAKFLKERAKIPCHVVLADPQGSGFYNRVNYGVMYDYVEKEGTRRRHQVDTIVEGIGLNRITHNFHMGEKFIDESIRVNDNQAIRMAKYLSVNDGLFVGSSTAINAVAAIQVAKTLPHGSNIVIIACDSGSRHLSKFWKEAKEIDHDVSLEEVINI; this comes from the coding sequence ATGTCCTGTTCTCAAAATAAGACTTCTGTCAGTCTGGCCTGGCGTGAATGCATATCCATCGCTTCCGTCCTAATTGGCGCGTATGCATCATACAAATACTATAAGCTGTTCAAAACACGCGATATTCCACGTCCAAAAGAAGGCGTTGAAGAACTCATAGGAAACACTCCTCTGGTTAAGATCAGATCTCTTACCAAGGCTACTGGAGTTAACATTTACGCTAAGTTGGAGTTATGCAACCCAGCAGGAAGTGCTAAGGATAGAGTGGCTTTAAACATCATAAAGACGGCTGAGGAATTAGGCGAGCTCGTCAGAGGTGAACCTGGCTGGGTATTTGAAGGAACAAGTGGGTCGACTGGTATCTCTATAGCAGTGGTCTGTAATGCGTTGGGTTATAGGGCACACATTTCTTTGCCCGATGACACATCGCTAGAAAAATTGGCATTACTAGAAAGCCTCGGTGCTACTGTTAATAAGGTTAAGCCCGCTAGTATTGTCGATCCAAACCAATACGTAAATGCCGCCAAAAAGGCATGTAATGAACTAAAGAAGAGTGGTAATGGAATAAGAGCAGTTTTTGCCGATCAGTTCGAAAACGAAGCCAACTGGAAAGTACATTACCAGACCACAGGCCCAGAAATTGCCCATCAAACTAAGGGAAATATTGACGCATTCATTGCTGGCTGCGGTACTGGTGGCACCATAACTGGTGTGGCAAAATTCTTAAAGGAAAGAGCAAAGATACCTTGCCATGTCGTTCTAGCGGATCCACAAGGATCTGGCTTTTATAATAGAGTCAACTATGGCGTGATGTATGACTATGTAGAGAAGGAAGGTACTAGAAGAAGGCATCAAGTTGACACTATCGTAGAAGGGATTGGGTTAAACAGAATCACTCATAATTTTCATATGGGCGAAAAGTTTATTGATGAATCAATACGAGTCAACGATAATCAAGCCATTAGAATGGCAAAATACCTATCGGTAAACGACGGGCTATTCGTGGGGAGTAGTACAGCTATTAATGCGGTAGCCGCTATTCAGGTTGCAAAAACGCTTCCTCACGGCTCAAACATTGTGATTATTGCATGCGACAGCGGTTCAAGACACCTAAGTAAATTCTGGAAAGAAGCTAAAGAAATCGATCACGACGTGTCATTAGAAGAAGTAATAAATATCTAA
- the PEX31 gene encoding peroxisome biogenesis protein (Peroxisomal integral membrane protein; involved in negative regulation of peroxisome size; partially functionally redundant with Pex30p and Pex32p; probably acts at a step downstream of steps mediated by Pex28p and Pex29p; PEX31 has a paralog, PEX30, that arose from the whole genome duplication), whose translation MSEINNENLEPTSSTVAESTESKNKHIRSALRKRRGKLSAQTYEEDQEAILSSPLLTSTPKTVSRSLVRLYPYLIVVDNFLSIITWSNDNVSANLLGIFLFTVCVLYFGFITRYFGHLMIVGIIWVYLLIDKHVQETMASCPSLDDIIHVMDRVSMKSSAVLSPITILSAQDVRRLLFTIAFLSPVYIFLTVFVLSPNYLMLIGGLYVLTYHSKLIRRMRRYLWKFRVVRLLVFFITGLDLGGPDNNRRLFASVNKKIRSFVWNEVGNTSNTKKTVLFKVALFENQRRWLGIGWTSTMLSYERASWTDEFLNTSPSPEVFTLPEEQSGMAWEWHDKDWMLDLTNDGIIQLPASAAKTKVKPGADEGFIYYDNTWNNPSATDTYKKYTRRRRWIRTATVTTTYDDEPTVEKATPNSHALKSEENNRVRKRKVSFSTANEVHIIPSSDSSKLIQISDVSMSPSL comes from the coding sequence ATGAGcgaaataaataatgaaaatctAGAGCCAACCTCAAGTACAGTAGCTGAGTCTACAGAAAGCAAGAATAAACACATTCGTAGCGCTTTAAGAAAACGAAGAGGTAAATTAAGCGCCCAAACTTATGAGGAAGATCAAGAGGCTATTTTATCATCTCCTTTATTGACTTCAACACCTAAAACAGTCTCCAGGTCATTAGTGAGGTTATACCCATATTTAATTGTTGTGGATAACTTTCTAAGTATCATCACTTGGTCCAATGACAATGTCTCTGCAAACTTGCTTGGAATATTCTTATTTACGGTTTGTGTTCTATATTTTGGATTTATTACAAGGTATTTTGGACATTTAATGATCGTTGGTATAATATGGGTATATCTTTTAATTGACAAGCACGTTCAAGAAACAATGGCATCTTGCCCTTCATTGGATGATATAATACACGTTATGGATAGGGTTTCTATGAAATCTAGCGCTGTGTTATCTCCTATTACGATTTTGAGCGCTCAGGATGTTAGAAGACTGTTATTTACCATTGCCTTCCTATCCCcagtttatatttttctaacAGTGTTTGTGCTATCTCCAAACTATTTAATGTTAATAGGGGGTCTGTATGTGCTTACGTACCATTCTAAACTAATCCGAAGAATGAGAAGATACTTGTGGAAATTTCGCGTTGTTAGATTActtgtatttttcataaCAGGATTAGACCTTGGTGGACCAGATAATAATAGGCGCTTGTTTGCTTCTGTcaataagaaaataaggTCCTTTGTTTGGAATGAGGTAGGGAACACATCTAACACTAAAAAGACTGTACTTTTCAAGGTTGCTCTGTTTGAAAACCAGCGCCGCTGGCTTGGCATCGGATGGACATCAACTATGTTGAGTTATGAGCGCGCATCTTGGACAGATGAATTCCTAAATACTTCTCCAAGCCCAGAAGTGTTTACTTTACCAGAGGAGCAGTCGGGAATGGCTTGGGAATGGCACGATAAAGATTGGATGCTTGACCTAACAAATGATGGGATCATTCAACTTCCTGCTTCTGCTGCTAAGACAAAAGTTAAGCCAGGTGCAGATGAAGGTTTCATATATTATGATAACACCTGGAATAATCCCTCTGCAACGGACACATATAAAAAGTacacaagaagaaggagGTGGATCAGGACTGCAACAGTAACAACAACGTATGACGATGAGCCCACTGTAGAAAAAGCTACACCGAATTCTCATGCTCTGAAgagtgaagaaaataatagagttagaaaaagaaaagtgtCATTTAGTACAGCAAATGAAGTGCATATCATACCTTCCTCGGACAGTAGCAAATTAATACAAATATCTGATGTTTCAATGTCTCCTTCTCTATAA
- the NMA2 gene encoding nicotinamide-nucleotide adenylyltransferase NMA2 (Nicotinic acid mononucleotide adenylyltransferase; catalyzes the transfer of the adenylyl moiety of ATP to nicotinamide mononucleotide to form NAD; involved in de novo and salvage synthesis of NAD(+); homolog of human NMNAT; NMA2 has a paralog, NMA1, that arose from the whole genome duplication), with protein MDPTKAPDFKPPQPNEELQPPPDPTHTIPKSGPIVPYVLADYNSSIDAPFNLDIYKTLSSRKKNANSSNRMDHIPLNTSDFQPLSRDVSSEEESEGQSNGIDATLQDVTMTGNLGVLKSQIADLEEVPHTIVRQARTIEDYEFPVHRLTKKLQDPEKLPLIIVACGSFSPITYLHLRMFEMALDDINEQTRFEVVGGYFSPVSDNYQKRGLAPAYHRVRMCELACERTSSWLMVDAWESLQSSYTRTAKVLDHFNHEINIKRGGIMTVDGEKMGVKIMLLAGGDLIESMGEPHVWADSDLHHILGNYGCLIVERTGSDVRSFLLSHDIMYEHRRNILIIKQLIYNDISSTKVRLFIRRGMSVQYLLPNSVIRYIQEYNLYINQSEPVKQVLDSKE; from the coding sequence ATGGATCCCACCAAAGCACCCGATTTTAAACCGCCACAGCCAAATGAAGAACTACAACCACCGCCAGATCCAACACATACGATACCAAAATCTGGACCCATAGTTCCATATGTTTTAGCTGATTATAATTCTTCGATCGATGCTCCTTTCAATCTCGACATTTACAAAACCCTGTCgtcaaggaaaaaaaacgcCAACTCAAGCAACCGAATGGACCATATTCCATTAAATACTAGTGACTTCCAGCCACTATCTCGGGATGTATCATCGGAGGAGGAAAGTGAAGGGCAATCGAATGGAATTGACGCTACTCTACAGGATGTTACGATGACTGGGAATTTGGGGGTACTGAAGAGCCAAATTGCTgatttggaagaagttcCTCACACAATTGTAAGACAAGCCAGAACTATTGAAGATTACGAATTTCCTGTACACAGATTGACGAAAAAGTTACAAGATCCTGAAAAACTGCCTCTGATCATCGTTGCTTGTGGATCATTTTCTCCCATAACATACCTACATTTGAGAATGTTTGAAATGGCTTTAGATGATATCAATGAGCAAACGCGTTTTGAAGTGGTTGGTGGTTATTTTTCTCCAGTAAGTGATAACTATCAAAAGCGAGGGTTAGCCCCAGCTTATCATCGTGTCCGCATGTGCGAATTAGCATGCGAGCGGACATCATCTTGGTTAATGGTTGATGCCTGGGAATCTTTACAATCAAGTTATACAAGGACAGCAAAAGTCTTGGACCATTTCAATCATGAAATAAATATCAAGAGAGGTGGAATCATGACTGTAGATGGTGAAAAAATGGGCGTAAAAATCATGTTATTGGCAGGCGGTGATCTTATCGAATCCATGGGCGAGCCTCATGTGTGGGCTGATTCAGACCTGCACCATATTTTGGGTAATTATGGATGTTTGATCGTGGAAAGGACTGGTTCTGATGTTAGGTCCTTCTTGCTTTCCCATGATATCATGTATGAACACAGAAGAAATATCCTTATTATCAAACAACTTATTTACAATGATATTTCCTCTACGAAAGTGCGGCTTTTCATCAGACGTGGAATGTCAgttcaatatcttcttccaaACTCTGTCATCCGTTACATCCAAGAGTATAATCTATACATTAATCAAAGTGAACCGGTCAAGCAGGTCTTGGATAGCAAAGAGTGA
- the STF2 gene encoding ATPase-stabilizing factor family protein (Protein involved in resistance to desiccation stress; Stf2p exhibits antioxidant properties, and its overexpression prevents ROS accumulation and apoptosis; binds to F0 sector of mitochondrial F1F0 ATPase in vitro and may modulate the inhibitory action of Inh1p and Stf1p; protein abundance increases in response to DNA replication stress; STF2 has a paralog, TMA10, that arose from the whole genome duplication): protein MTRTNKWTEREGKADPKYFSHTGNYGESPNHIKKQGSGKGNWGKPGDEIDDLIDNGEIPPVFKKDRRGSNLQSHEQKFENVQKE from the coding sequence ATGACGAGAACAAACAAGTGGACCGAACGTGAAGGAAAGGCTGATCCAAAGTACTTTTCGCACACTGGTAACTACGGTGAATCTCCAAATCACATCAAGAAGCAAGGTTCCGGCAAGGGTAATTGGGGTAAGCCAGGCGATGAGATTGATGACTTAATTGATAATGGTGAAATACCCCCAGTGTTCAAGAAAGATAGAAGAGGCTCAAATTTGCAATCGCATGAACAAAAGTTTGAAAACGTCCAAAAGGAATGA
- the TFG2 gene encoding transcription factor IIF subunit TFG2 (TFIIF (Transcription Factor II) middle subunit; involved in both transcription initiation and elongation of RNA polymerase II; homologous to human RAP30), translated as MSSGSAGAPALSNNSTNSVAKEKSGNISGDEYLSQEEEVFDGNDIENNETKVYEESLDLDLERSNRQVWLVRLPMFLAEKWRDRNNLHGQELGKIRINKDGSKITLLLNENDNDSIPHEYDLELTKKVVENEYVFTEQNLKKYQQRKKELEADPEKQRQAYLKKQEREEELKKKQQQQKRRNNRKKFNHRVMTDRDGRDRYIPYVKTIPKKTAIVGTVCHECQVMPSMNDPNYHKIVEQRRNIVKLNNKERITTLDETVGVTMSHTGMSMRSDNSNFLKVGREKAKSNIKSIRMPKKEILDYLFKLFDEYDYWSLKGLKERTRQPEAHLKECLDKVATLVKKGPYAFKYTLRPEYKKLKEEERKATLGELADEQTGSAGDNAQGDAEADLEDEIEMEDVV; from the coding sequence ATGAGCAGTGGTTCAGCAGGGGCACCAGCACTTTCTAATAATTCCACGAACTCTGTCGCGAAGGAGAAATCAGGTAACATTTCCGGTGATGAGTATCTTTCGCAAGAGGAGGAAGTTTTTGACGGTAATGATATTGAGAATAATGAAACCAAAGTTTATGAAGAATCCTTAGATTTGGACTTGGAACGTAGTAATAGACAAGTCTGGTTAGTTAGATTGCCCATGTTTCTAGCAGAGAAATGGAGGGACAGAAACAACTTGCATGGCCAAGAACTGGGTAAAATTAGGATAAACAAGGATGGGAGTAAAATCACACTTCtattgaatgaaaatgataacGATTCTATACCGCACGAATATGATTTAGAACTTACAAAGAAAGTAGTAGAAAATGAATATGTTTTCACAGaacaaaatttaaagaaatatcAACAACGTAAAAAGGAGTTGGAAGCAGATCCTGAAAAGCAAAGGCAAGCTTACCTGAAGAAGCAAGAACGTGAAGAGGAACTTAAGAagaagcagcagcagcaaaaACGTAGaaataatagaaaaaagtttaatCACAGAGTTATGACAGATAGGGATGGTAGAGATAGATATATACCATATGTGAAGACGATTCCCAAAAAAACCGCCATTGTGGGTACAGTTTGCCACGAATGTCAGGTTATGCCATCAATGAATGATCCTAATTATCACAAGATTGTTGAACAGAGAAGAAATATTGTCAAGCTTAATAATAAGGAAAGGATCACAACTTTGGATGAAACCGTTGGTGTTACGATGAGCCACACAGGTATGTCCATGAGGTCAGACAACTCgaatttcttgaaagtGGGGCGTGAGAAGGCCAAGAGCAATATTAAATCTATTCGTATGccaaagaaggaaatcTTGGATTACTTGTTCAAGTTATTTGATGAGTATGACTACTGGTCCTTGAAGGGGTTGAAGGAACGTACTAGGCAACCTGAAGCACATTTAAAGGAGTGTTTGGATAAAGTTGCCACTCTAGTGAAGAAGGGCCCATATGCATTCAAATACACTTTAAGGCCAGAGTATAAAAAGTTGAAAGAGGAGGAGAGAAAGGCAACCTTAGGTGAACTAGCTGATGAGCAAACAGGTTCCGCTGGAGACAATGCGCAAGGAGACGCGGAGGCTGACTtggaagatgaaatagaAATGGAAGATGTCGTTTAG
- the PRP18 gene encoding mRNA splicing protein PRP18 (Splicing factor and component of snRNP U5; factor involved in the positioning of the 3' splice site during the second catalytic step of splicing; interacts with Slu7p), translated as MDLDLASILKGEISKKKKELANSKGVQPPCTEKFQPHESANIDETPRQVEQESTDEENLSDNQSDDIRTTISKLENRPERIQEAIAQDKTISVIIDPSQIGSTEGKPLLSMKCNLYIHEILSRWKASLEAYHPELFLDTKKALFPLLLQLRRNQLAPDLLISLATVLYHLQQPKEINLAVQSYMKLSIGNVAWPIGVTSVGIHARSAHSKIQGGRNAANIMIDERTRLWITSIKRLITFEEWYTSNHDSLA; from the coding sequence ATGGACCTAGATCTAGCCAGTATCTTAAAAGGTGAAATTTctaagaagaagaaagagctGGCCAACTCTAAAGGTGTTCAGCCACCATGCACTGAGAAATTCCAGCCACATGAATCCGCAAACATAGACGAAACACCGCGACAGGTAGAACAAGAAAGTacagatgaagaaaaccTGTCAGACAATCAGAGTGACGATATTAGGACCACCATTAGCAAATTAGAAAATCGGCCAGAAAGGATACAAGAAGCGATAGCTCAAGACAAAACCATCTCTGTAATCATTGATCCATCACAAATTGGTTCTACTGAAGGAAAACCTCTTTTGTCAATGAAATGtaatttatatattcacGAAATATTATCTCGTTGGAAGGCGTCTTTGGAAGCTTATCATCCGGAGCTGTTCTTAGACACTAAAAAAGCACTCTTTCCACTCCTACTGCAACTACGAAGGAACCAGCTTGCCCCGGATTTACTTATTTCCCTTGCGACCGTTCTCTATCATTTACAACAACctaaagaaataaatttaGCCGTTCAGTCCTATATGAAACTCAGTATCGGCAATGTGGCCTGGCCTATTGGTGTTACTAGCGTAGGCATTCATGCTCGTAGTGCACATTCGAAAATTCAAGGAGGCCGGAATGCTGCTAACATAATGATTGATGAAAGAACGCGATTATGGATTACCAGTATTAAAAGATTAAtaacttttgaagaatggTATACCAGCAACCACGATAGCTTAGCCTAA
- the ECT1 gene encoding ethanolamine-phosphate cytidylyltransferase (Ethanolamine-phosphate cytidylyltransferase; catalyzes the second step of phosphatidylethanolamine biosynthesis; involved in the maintenance of plasma membrane; similar to mammalian CTP: phosphocholine cytidylyl-transferases; inability of the null mutant to synthesize phosphatidylethanolamine and phosphatidylcholine from ethanolamine is functionally complemented by human PCYT2) encodes MTVNLDPDKVWIDGCFDFTHHGHAGAILQARRTVSKENGKLFCGVHTDEDIQHNKGTPVMNSSERYEHTRSNRWCSEVVEAAPYVTDPNWMDKYQCQYVVHGDDITIDANGEDCYKLVKEMGRFKVVKRTYGVSTTEIIHRILTKKSLPPTHPDYYPTTQELSFYSVAQDAVSKHCYVFQRDLDNVLVNGGYKFDAEDCVYVDGDFDLFHMGDIDQLRKLKMDLHPDKKLIVGITTSDYSSTIMTMKERVLSVLSCKYVDAVIIDADATSMSQYNCEKYHIGTAVLTAAGKFSEYLTKELIVKRVESQREVYIARNQKKGMSI; translated from the coding sequence ATGACGGTAAACTTAGATCCGGATAAAGTTTGGATAGACGGCTGCTTTGATTTCACACATCATGGGCATGCGGGAGCCATTTTGCAGGCTCGTCGAACagtttcaaaagaaaatggtaaacTATTCTGTGGTGTGCATACCGATGAAGATATTCAGCATAACAAAGGAACACCAGTAATGAACTCTTCAGAAAGATATGAGCATACTAGATCAAATAGGTGGTGTTCGGAAGTGGTTGAAGCGGCGCCATATGTTACAGATCCCAATTGGATGGATAAATATCAGTGCCAATATGTTGTTCATGGTGATGATATCACCATAGATGCTAATGGAGAAGACTGCTATAAGTTGGTGAAAGAGATGGGGCGCTTCAAGGTAGTTAAAAGAACATATGGCGTAAGTACTACCGAGATTATACATAGAATATTGACGAAAAAATCTTTGCCACCGACTCATCCTGATTATTATCCCACCACCCAGGAATTGAGTTTCTATTCTGTCGCCCAAGATGCCGTTTCAAAACATTGTTATGTCTTTCAGAGGGATTTGGACAATGTCTTGGTCAATGGTGGATACAAATTCGATGCAGAAGATTGTGTTTATGTTGACGGGGATTTTGACTTATTCCATATGGGGGATATTGATCAGTTAAGAAAGCTGAAAATGGATCTTCACCCCGATAAGAAATTGATTGTTGGTATTACCACAAGCGATTACTCGAGTACCATTATGACGATGAAGGAACGCGTCTTGAGCGTTTTAAGTTGTAAATATGTTGATGCCGTTATTATCGATGCTGACGCCACCTCAATGTCTCAGTATAACTGCGAGAAGTATCATATTGGCACGGCTGTCCTCACTGCTGCCGGAAAATTCAGTGAATACTTGACTAAAGAGCTTATTGTGAAGAGGGTGGAATCGCAAAGGGAGGTTTACATTGCGAGGAACCAAAAAAAGGGAATGTCCATATAA